AGAGTCTAGTGCTGAGCGCGGCTGTTCATCGACCTTGCGACCAGGATCAACCCGAACACGACGACGGCGCCGATCACCGCCACCCCCACCCGCACCGGCAAAGCCTCGGCATCCGACATGAAGCCGGCCGCCTGGGAGGCATCGGGCTGGCGATTGGCCGGTTTGTCCTTGCCCGAGGCCAGCGCGGGGTCGGGTTCGATCAGCGAGCCGACCTGGGTGCCCTGCGGGGTGCTGAAGCCGTAGTCCAGCAGGTGGGCGGCTTGTTCCCACGGCGCGATCGGCTGCCGGGTGCCGTGCAGCAGCACCGCCATCAGGCGGCGACCGTTGCGGTTGGCGGCGCCGACGAAGGTCTGCCCGGCGTCGTCGGTGTAACCGGTCTTGCCGCCCAGGGCACCCGGGTAGTGGTAGAGCAGCTGGTTGTCGTTTTCCAGCTCGTAGCCGGGATGGTCGCCGTGGCCGGGGAAGTCGTAGCTGCGGGTGGCGACGATGTCGGCGAAGGTCGGGTTGCGCCAGGCGTACCGGTAGAACAGGCCGATGTCGTAGGCCGAGGTGCTCATGCCCGGCCCGTCGAGTCCGGACGGCGTCGCCACCCGGGTGTCGCGTCCGCCCAGCTTGGCGGCCAGCACGTTGATCTTCTCCAGCGCCATCTGCATGCCGCCGAGTTGCCTGGCCAGCGCGTGCGCGGCGTCGTTTCCCGAATGCATCAGCAGGCCGTGCAGCAACTGGTTGACGGTGTAGGTGCCGCCGGCGTCGACGCCGACCTTGGTGCCCTCGGCGGCCGCGTCGTCGTCGGTCCCGGCGACCGACTTGTTGAGGTTCAGCTGGTTGATTGCGGCCATCGCGACCAGCACCTTGATGATGCTGGCCGGGCGGTGCCGGCCGTGGGGATCGCGGGCGGCGATGACCGCACCACTGTCCAGGTCGGCCACCAGCC
The nucleotide sequence above comes from Mycobacterium pseudokansasii. Encoded proteins:
- a CDS encoding D-alanyl-D-alanine carboxypeptidase family protein; protein product: MYLLRAASCLVAAALLAAGPAAVPTAHADPNAEANGAGNCPYKVSTPPAVDSSEVPTAGDPPLPLAVPPTPVGGNALAGCGIITAPDTPQVPGDVSAEAWLVADLDSGAVIAARDPHGRHRPASIIKVLVAMAAINQLNLNKSVAGTDDDAAAEGTKVGVDAGGTYTVNQLLHGLLMHSGNDAAHALARQLGGMQMALEKINVLAAKLGGRDTRVATPSGLDGPGMSTSAYDIGLFYRYAWRNPTFADIVATRSYDFPGHGDHPGYELENDNQLLYHYPGALGGKTGYTDDAGQTFVGAANRNGRRLMAVLLHGTRQPIAPWEQAAHLLDYGFSTPQGTQVGSLIEPDPALASGKDKPANRQPDASQAAGFMSDAEALPVRVGVAVIGAVVVFGLILVARSMNSRAQH